From the Bacteroidales bacterium genome, one window contains:
- the pyrE gene encoding orotate phosphoribosyltransferase, which translates to MKLNEESALKVAEFLLQIKAIKLEVAKPFTWASGWKSPIYCDNRKTLSYPKVRTYIRQQFVKVITDEFGIPDVIAGVATAGIPQGVLVAQEMGLPFVYVRQSEKTHGLENKIEGVIESGQSVVVIEDLISTGGSSLKAVEALRKAGCEVKGMAAIFTYGFPVAEQAFAKAKCPVATLSNYSFLIQQAVKNAYILEKDLATLEKWREKPEEWGK; encoded by the coding sequence ATGAAATTAAATGAAGAATCCGCATTAAAGGTTGCAGAATTCCTTCTGCAAATTAAAGCAATAAAATTGGAAGTTGCTAAACCTTTTACATGGGCATCGGGATGGAAATCGCCGATCTATTGTGATAACAGGAAAACCCTGTCATATCCGAAAGTGAGAACCTATATCCGTCAACAGTTTGTAAAAGTGATAACCGATGAATTCGGTATACCTGATGTAATTGCAGGAGTTGCTACCGCCGGAATACCACAGGGAGTACTTGTTGCACAGGAAATGGGCTTGCCATTTGTGTATGTCCGCCAGTCGGAAAAAACACATGGACTAGAAAATAAGATTGAAGGTGTTATTGAATCCGGACAATCAGTTGTTGTTATTGAAGATTTGATTTCAACAGGAGGCAGTAGTCTTAAAGCTGTTGAGGCGCTTCGTAAAGCAGGATGTGAAGTAAAAGGAATGGCAGCAATTTTTACTTATGGATTCCCTGTTGCTGAACAGGCATTCGCTAAAGCCAAATGTCCTGTAGCAACGCTTAGCAATTACTCATTCCTTATTCAGCAGGCTGTAAAAAATGCTTACATCCTTGAAAAGGATCTTGCTACTCTCGAAAAATGGCGCGAGAAACCTGAAGAATGGGGTAAATAA
- a CDS encoding phosphatidate cytidylyltransferase: MSNLLQRTLTGAIFVIAVIGSILIDYMLFAGVFVVFTVAGLWEFYSLQEKNYIRPLKIHGIITGLCIFLITVFKNAELIDIDHAEKYYFVIFLYILILFIIELYRKSEKAFQNISVCITGLIYIAIPLSILISLPHIVTHENSFDKVILIGFFLLLWTYDTFAYLTGIWLGKHRLFERISPKKSWEGLIGGAVFCIGLAILLSLNYSSLTTQQWIITAILIIIFGTFGDLVESMLKRNLNIKDSGNFFPGHGGVLDRFDAVLLSAPFVYFYLKFFI; the protein is encoded by the coding sequence GTGAGCAACTTATTGCAACGAACACTAACCGGGGCTATATTTGTTATAGCAGTGATCGGATCCATACTAATCGACTATATGTTATTTGCCGGTGTTTTTGTAGTATTTACTGTTGCCGGGTTATGGGAATTTTATTCACTCCAGGAAAAAAATTATATACGTCCATTAAAAATTCATGGCATTATTACCGGGTTATGTATCTTTCTGATCACTGTATTTAAGAATGCGGAGTTGATAGACATTGATCATGCAGAAAAATATTATTTTGTTATTTTTCTTTACATCCTGATCTTATTTATTATCGAGCTTTACAGGAAATCGGAAAAAGCATTTCAGAATATTTCAGTGTGCATTACGGGTTTGATATATATTGCAATACCATTAAGCATTTTAATATCGCTTCCCCATATTGTAACCCATGAAAATTCATTTGATAAAGTGATCCTGATAGGATTTTTCCTGCTATTGTGGACTTACGATACCTTTGCTTACTTAACAGGAATATGGCTTGGCAAGCACCGTTTATTTGAACGCATATCACCTAAAAAAAGCTGGGAAGGATTAATTGGAGGCGCTGTATTTTGTATCGGACTTGCTATATTATTATCTTTAAATTATTCTTCATTAACAACACAACAATGGATTATTACAGCAATATTGATCATTATTTTCGGAACATTTGGCGACCTGGTGGAGTCAATGCTAAAGCGAAACCTTAACATTAAAGATTCAGGGAATTTTTTCCCTGGGCATGGTGGAGTACTCGATAGGTTTGACGCGGTTCTGCTTTCGGCGCCTTTTGTTTATTTTTATCTTAAATTTTTTATTTAA
- the rsfS gene encoding ribosome silencing factor — MAKRKKKTNISDSLSEIVIKGIQEKKGKNIVSMNLKNIHNAVSDYFIVCHGTSSTQVEAIAESIEREVRETTGLKPWHREGFQNAEWILLDYVDVVVHIFQEKFRSFYQIESLWADAEVINIKSE; from the coding sequence ATGGCAAAAAGGAAAAAGAAAACAAATATTTCAGATTCATTATCAGAAATAGTGATAAAAGGAATACAGGAAAAAAAAGGGAAGAATATCGTTAGTATGAACCTGAAGAACATACACAATGCGGTTAGCGATTATTTTATTGTCTGTCATGGAACATCTTCAACACAGGTAGAAGCTATTGCCGAATCAATAGAACGCGAGGTAAGGGAAACAACAGGATTAAAACCCTGGCACAGGGAAGGTTTTCAAAATGCAGAATGGATACTTCTTGATTATGTAGATGTAGTCGTTCATATTTTCCAGGAAAAATTCAGAAGTTTTTATCAAATAGAAAGCCTTTGGGCTGATGCAGAAGTAATAAATATTAAATCAGAATAA
- the ftsH gene encoding ATP-dependent zinc metalloprotease FtsH: protein MDENKNQNPNKKFNPNIKKPKNGFSFYWIYGILAVVFLGLQFMGGWNTSSKETNLSDFVKMLSKGDVEKLLIINNEEARVYIKKDSLKKKEYEEINKSLGGGLNAGPHFYFQVSNESFFNELTKEESKILSDTLNVPKAKIQFIKKQFDDLKVLRDKESDWGGQLLGWLVPIAILVIFWMWIMKRMGGGAGGGGGQIFNIGKSKAQLFDKDTTVNINFNDVAGLAEAKVEIMEIVDFLKNPKKYTELGGKIPKGALLIGPPGTGKTLLAKAVAGEAKVPFFSLSGSDFVEMFVGVGASRVRDLFRQAKEKAPCIIFIDEIDAIGRARGKNAITGANDERENTLNQLLTEMDGFGTNVGVIILAATNRADILDRALMRAGRFDRQIHLELPDLEERKAIFKVHIKPLKLDITVDTDFLAKQTPGFSGADIANVCNESALIAARNNKKTIEKQDFLDAIDRIVGGLEKRSKIISPEEKKVIAYHEAGHASVSWMLKYANPLIKVTIVPRGKALGAAWYLPEERQITTFEQMFDDLVATLGGRAAEEIIFGKISTGALNDLEKITKQAYAMIVYYGLNKNIGNLSYYDSTGASEYSFTKPYSEATAETIDKELKDLIEKAYNTAKEILTENKDKLNKLASRLLEKEVIFREDLEEIFGKRHFDEENKEINSVTKNTEIPDKTNPDDIEDKTPENINDLGVSNDTNLNNIT from the coding sequence ATGGATGAAAATAAAAATCAAAACCCAAATAAAAAATTCAATCCCAATATAAAAAAACCAAAGAATGGTTTTAGTTTCTATTGGATTTACGGAATTCTTGCTGTAGTATTTTTAGGACTCCAGTTCATGGGAGGATGGAATACTTCTTCCAAAGAAACCAATTTATCGGATTTTGTAAAAATGCTGTCAAAAGGCGATGTTGAAAAATTATTAATCATCAATAATGAAGAAGCCAGGGTTTATATAAAAAAAGACAGTCTTAAAAAGAAAGAATACGAAGAAATAAACAAAAGTCTTGGCGGAGGTTTAAATGCAGGACCTCATTTTTATTTCCAGGTTTCTAATGAATCATTTTTTAATGAATTAACTAAAGAAGAAAGTAAGATACTTAGTGACACATTAAATGTTCCAAAAGCAAAAATTCAATTTATCAAAAAACAGTTCGATGATTTAAAAGTGCTCAGGGATAAAGAAAGCGACTGGGGCGGACAATTACTGGGATGGCTGGTACCTATTGCAATTTTGGTAATTTTCTGGATGTGGATAATGAAAAGAATGGGTGGAGGAGCCGGTGGTGGCGGCGGTCAGATTTTTAATATAGGAAAATCAAAAGCACAATTATTTGATAAGGACACCACTGTAAATATAAATTTCAATGATGTTGCAGGTCTTGCAGAAGCTAAAGTGGAAATCATGGAAATTGTTGATTTCCTTAAAAATCCTAAAAAATATACCGAACTCGGAGGAAAAATCCCTAAAGGAGCATTGCTAATTGGTCCTCCGGGAACAGGAAAAACATTATTGGCTAAGGCTGTTGCAGGCGAAGCCAAAGTTCCATTCTTCTCGTTATCCGGTTCCGATTTTGTTGAAATGTTTGTAGGAGTAGGCGCTTCACGTGTACGTGATCTGTTCCGTCAGGCTAAAGAAAAAGCACCCTGTATTATTTTTATTGATGAGATTGATGCAATAGGAAGAGCAAGAGGCAAAAATGCGATTACCGGCGCTAACGATGAAAGAGAGAATACGCTGAATCAATTATTGACCGAGATGGATGGCTTCGGAACCAATGTGGGGGTAATTATTCTTGCCGCCACAAACCGTGCTGATATACTCGACCGCGCATTAATGCGTGCAGGGCGATTCGACAGGCAGATTCATCTTGAGCTTCCTGATCTTGAAGAACGTAAAGCCATTTTCAAAGTTCACATTAAACCTTTGAAACTCGATATTACTGTAGATACTGATTTTCTTGCAAAACAAACTCCCGGATTCTCAGGCGCTGATATTGCCAATGTTTGTAATGAATCCGCTCTTATTGCTGCAAGGAATAATAAAAAAACTATTGAAAAACAAGATTTCCTTGATGCTATCGACAGGATCGTTGGCGGGCTTGAAAAACGCAGCAAAATAATTTCACCTGAAGAGAAAAAAGTTATTGCTTATCATGAAGCCGGACATGCTTCTGTAAGCTGGATGTTAAAATATGCCAACCCACTCATCAAAGTAACAATAGTTCCTCGCGGTAAAGCTTTAGGAGCAGCATGGTATTTACCCGAAGAAAGACAGATCACCACATTCGAACAAATGTTCGATGATCTTGTTGCTACACTTGGAGGAAGAGCTGCCGAAGAAATTATTTTCGGTAAAATTTCCACAGGCGCTTTGAATGACCTTGAAAAAATCACCAAGCAGGCTTATGCAATGATTGTATATTATGGGTTAAATAAGAATATTGGCAACCTTAGTTATTATGATTCTACAGGAGCTTCAGAATATTCTTTTACTAAACCATATAGCGAAGCTACAGCAGAAACGATTGATAAGGAACTGAAAGATCTGATTGAAAAAGCTTATAATACTGCGAAAGAAATTCTTACTGAAAATAAAGACAAATTAAATAAACTGGCCAGCAGGTTACTTGAAAAAGAAGTAATTTTCAGAGAAGACCTTGAAGAAATATTCGGGAAAAGACATTTTGACGAGGAAAATAAAGAAATAAATTCTGTTACAAAAAATACTGAAATTCCAGACAAAACAAACCCGGATGATATTGAAGACAAAACACCTGAAAACATTAATGATTTGGGAGTTTCAAACGATACTAATTTAAATAATATCACATAA
- a CDS encoding NUDIX domain-containing protein, protein MYKVFINNKCIVFSNDNENLNIPGVKVHQFVSKETLMPVIDVFEKEKNSDKLYVTGDGNKIISLFPVIEAAGGIVKKNTGEILFIFRYGKWDLPKGKCDEGEKPRETAVREVMEETGVKGLSIIKELIPTYHTYRLDGERVIKKTWWFEMSYSDDSAITPQLIEDITLVKWLSRKDIPWAMRDSYASIIELLTQTGYL, encoded by the coding sequence ATGTATAAAGTTTTTATTAATAATAAATGCATCGTGTTCTCAAATGATAATGAAAATTTGAATATACCCGGTGTAAAAGTTCATCAATTCGTGTCTAAAGAAACACTTATGCCTGTTATCGATGTGTTTGAAAAAGAAAAGAATTCCGATAAACTTTATGTAACAGGCGATGGTAATAAAATTATTTCTTTATTTCCGGTTATTGAAGCGGCAGGGGGAATTGTAAAAAAAAATACAGGTGAAATTCTTTTCATCTTCCGTTACGGGAAATGGGATCTTCCCAAGGGAAAATGCGATGAGGGTGAAAAACCTCGCGAAACAGCTGTAAGAGAAGTGATGGAAGAAACAGGAGTGAAAGGACTTTCAATAATAAAAGAACTTATACCGACATACCATACCTATAGATTAGACGGAGAGAGGGTAATTAAAAAAACCTGGTGGTTCGAAATGTCATATTCCGACGATTCGGCAATTACACCACAGCTAATTGAAGATATTACATTGGTAAAATGGCTTTCCCGTAAGGATATTCCCTGGGCTATGCGCGATTCATATGCTTCTATTATTGAATTGCTTACACAAACAGGGTATTTGTAA
- a CDS encoding site-specific DNA-methyltransferase, whose amino-acid sequence MRPNLARNKELPTFFGQLQLKGEKLNIEINKSEDNPVVFYKHPNGFLYNGNCIEWLKSLKSESVDLIFADPPYNIKKADWDSFESQEEYIKWSMLWIEQASRILKPTGTLYVCGFSEILADLKHPASKYFKSCRWIVWHYKNKANLGNDWGRSHESILHFRKSKNFKLNIDDIRIPYGEHTLKYPSHPQAETSQYGNGKNSEHIWEPNPLGAKPKDVIEIPTTCNGMHEKTPHPTQKPEELLRKIILASSNIGDLVLDPFCGSGTTPVCSEQLQRKWLACDLSPEFLEWTITRIETVESWSIEKWLKYDFENLKRRSSIR is encoded by the coding sequence ATGAGACCTAATTTAGCGAGAAATAAAGAACTGCCAACATTTTTTGGACAATTACAATTAAAAGGGGAAAAACTTAATATAGAGATAAATAAAAGCGAAGATAACCCTGTTGTTTTTTATAAGCATCCAAACGGATTCTTATACAATGGAAACTGCATCGAATGGCTTAAATCTTTAAAGAGTGAAAGTGTTGATTTAATATTTGCTGACCCACCATATAATATTAAAAAAGCCGATTGGGACAGTTTTGAAAGTCAGGAAGAATATATAAAATGGTCAATGCTATGGATAGAACAGGCTTCAAGAATTTTAAAACCAACTGGAACTCTTTATGTATGCGGTTTCTCAGAAATATTAGCTGATTTAAAACATCCTGCATCTAAATATTTTAAATCCTGTCGTTGGATTGTTTGGCATTATAAAAATAAAGCTAATTTAGGTAATGATTGGGGCAGAAGTCATGAAAGCATTTTACATTTCAGGAAATCAAAAAACTTTAAATTAAATATTGATGATATTCGAATCCCTTACGGTGAACATACTTTAAAGTACCCAAGTCATCCGCAGGCAGAAACAAGTCAATATGGTAATGGGAAAAATTCAGAACATATTTGGGAACCAAATCCATTAGGCGCAAAACCAAAAGATGTTATAGAAATTCCAACTACTTGTAATGGTATGCATGAAAAAACTCCTCATCCTACTCAAAAACCTGAAGAGCTTTTAAGAAAAATAATCCTTGCTTCTTCCAATATCGGCGACTTAGTTTTAGATCCTTTTTGTGGTTCAGGTACTACTCCTGTTTGTTCCGAACAACTTCAAAGAAAATGGTTAGCCTGCGATTTATCCCCTGAATTTTTAGAATGGACTATAACCCGTATTGAAACAGTTGAAAGTTGGTCAATTGAAAAATGGTTAAAATATGATTTTGAAAATTTAAAAAGAAGGAGTTCTATAAGATGA
- a CDS encoding phosphatidylserine decarboxylase family protein, producing MKIHKEGYLIILISFLILTGAAILLYIFLPGYTYIKYFAFTAFIILFLLIVYFFRSPRRDMQLSHDYLLSPADGKIVVIEEVMENEFFKDRRLQLSIFMSPLNVHLNRYPCAGKIKYYKYHPGSYIVAWHPKSSEENERTTIVLEHNNNQEILIRQIAGALARRIVCKAAEGKIVEQGEELGFIKFGSRVDVFLPLSTNIKVKIGQNVRGGKTIIAEF from the coding sequence ATGAAAATTCATAAAGAAGGTTATTTGATTATCTTGATTTCTTTTCTAATTCTGACAGGTGCAGCTATATTACTTTATATTTTTTTACCGGGATATACATATATAAAATATTTTGCTTTCACTGCATTTATCATTTTATTTCTGCTGATCGTCTATTTTTTCCGTTCTCCGCGCAGAGACATGCAACTGAGTCATGATTATCTTCTTTCGCCTGCCGACGGGAAAATTGTGGTCATTGAAGAAGTCATGGAAAATGAATTTTTCAAAGACAGGCGTTTGCAATTATCCATTTTCATGTCGCCATTAAATGTTCACTTAAACAGGTATCCCTGCGCAGGAAAAATAAAATATTACAAATATCATCCGGGCTCATACATTGTTGCTTGGCATCCCAAATCATCGGAAGAAAACGAACGCACCACAATTGTTCTGGAACATAATAACAACCAGGAAATTCTGATAAGGCAAATTGCAGGAGCTTTAGCCCGAAGAATTGTATGCAAAGCTGCAGAAGGTAAAATTGTAGAACAAGGTGAAGAATTGGGTTTTATAAAATTCGGTTCGCGCGTTGATGTCTTTCTCCCTTTGAGTACAAACATCAAAGTTAAAATCGGGCAAAACGTTCGCGGAGGAAAAACGATTATTGCCGAATTTTAA
- a CDS encoding biotin--[acetyl-CoA-carboxylase] ligase has protein sequence MIGKNIIRLTETASTNTYAATLLMAEKPVNGTLIFTTSQTNGRGQQNNTWESESGKNLAVSVILYPDFIKPSEQFILNKIISLAVLDFVRKNIPVSMSPKIKWPNDIYVGEKKIAGILIENSISGNRIEYVIAGIGININQEKFSKNIPNPVSLKLVSGKEFIIGNCLDELCESLNARYMQLCRNDCELLNSEYLNNLYRYNLYSKYKVEDSFLFAKIVSVSEFGKLQLENKEGKIFEFAFKEIEYVI, from the coding sequence ATGATAGGGAAAAATATTATAAGATTAACAGAAACTGCTTCTACCAACACTTATGCCGCAACCTTGCTGATGGCAGAAAAACCTGTAAATGGAACACTTATATTCACAACATCTCAAACCAACGGGCGTGGACAACAAAATAATACCTGGGAAAGCGAAAGTGGAAAAAACCTGGCGGTCAGTGTTATACTTTATCCTGATTTTATAAAACCTTCGGAACAATTTATTTTAAACAAAATTATTTCTTTGGCAGTTCTTGATTTTGTAAGAAAAAATATTCCTGTCAGTATGTCACCTAAAATTAAATGGCCTAATGACATTTATGTCGGAGAAAAAAAAATTGCAGGAATTTTAATTGAGAATTCAATTTCTGGAAACCGCATCGAATACGTAATTGCAGGAATAGGAATTAATATCAACCAGGAAAAATTCAGTAAAAATATTCCTAATCCTGTTTCATTAAAATTAGTTTCAGGTAAAGAGTTCATTATCGGGAATTGCTTAGATGAACTTTGCGAATCATTAAATGCAAGGTATATGCAATTGTGCAGAAATGATTGCGAATTGCTGAATTCAGAATACCTGAATAATCTTTATCGTTATAATCTTTATTCAAAATATAAAGTTGAAGATTCTTTTTTATTCGCAAAAATTGTCAGTGTTTCAGAATTTGGTAAATTGCAGCTTGAAAATAAAGAAGGCAAAATTTTTGAATTTGCTTTTAAAGAAATAGAATACGTTATATAA
- a CDS encoding lactate utilization protein: MDEATSREKVLKKVRNALIHKMPNPFPDIDFDSNIYKETNESPDIIFAEEFIKASGKFVYCESEQDLAETLKALITENHWINIFCKEDKVNKILTENNIPFLSDDEDFIDTEVGITSCEFLISRLGSIMVSSKQQCGRRSFVFPPVHIVFAYTSQIVPDIKQALNGIKTKYEKMPSMISMITGPSRTADIEKTLIMGAHGPCELYVFLVDDSINNQI; encoded by the coding sequence ATGGATGAAGCAACTTCCAGAGAAAAGGTATTAAAAAAAGTAAGGAATGCATTGATTCATAAAATGCCGAATCCGTTTCCTGATATTGATTTTGATTCAAATATTTACAAAGAAACGAATGAATCACCGGATATCATATTTGCGGAAGAATTTATTAAAGCATCAGGAAAATTTGTTTATTGCGAATCCGAACAGGATCTTGCCGAAACACTAAAGGCGCTAATAACAGAAAATCATTGGATAAATATTTTTTGTAAAGAAGATAAGGTGAACAAAATACTTACTGAAAATAATATTCCTTTTTTATCGGATGATGAAGATTTTATTGATACTGAAGTTGGAATTACATCATGCGAATTTCTTATTTCCAGGCTGGGCAGTATAATGGTGTCATCAAAACAACAATGCGGTAGACGTTCATTTGTTTTTCCCCCGGTACATATTGTTTTTGCATATACATCACAAATTGTTCCCGATATAAAACAAGCTTTGAACGGGATAAAAACCAAATATGAAAAAATGCCTTCGATGATTTCAATGATTACCGGTCCAAGCCGTACCGCCGATATTGAAAAAACACTTATAATGGGTGCACATGGACCATGCGAATTATATGTTTTCCTTGTTGATGATTCAATAAATAACCAAATCTAA
- a CDS encoding ABC-F family ATP-binding cassette domain-containing protein — MIYLQVENISKSFGEKLLFKNISFGVHKDQKIALIARNGTGKSTMLKIIAGLESKDTGSIVFRNDISFTYLDQNPEFNESLSVLEGVFASSKSIINIIKNYEAALVSGDSKMIADATDAMEINKAWDYETQIKQILGQLNITNLKQKIFELSGGQKKRLALANALISEPDLLILDEPTNHLDLEMIIWLEKYLQRCKSTLLMVTHDRYFLDRVCNDIIEIDDGKLFRHKGNYSYFLEKRDERIQFENTVIEKAQNILRTELEWMRRMPKARTTKSKSRIDSFYDIKEIASGKRTERNMHLDLQGTRLGKKILEINYISKKFEGIDLLENFEYTFKRNERIGIVGRNGCGKTTLLNIIAGLIPPDSGTIDVGETVSMGYYKQEGITFKEDQRVIDIAKDVAEVVKMSNGCNISVSGFLQHFLFTPEMQYTPVGKLSGGERRRLYLMTVLMKNPNFLILDEPTNDLDIITLNVLEEYLKNFNGCIVIVSHDRFFMDKIAEHLFVFEENSVVRDFPGNYTQYLEYKERIEEQEKVNSIKPEQQKKEKPVKEKPIKLTYKEQKEFEALELEIENLEKEKSEIEEAFASGKLESQQIVELSKRHEEIISLIETKTDRWLELSSKIAG, encoded by the coding sequence ATGATTTATCTGCAGGTTGAAAATATTTCCAAATCATTTGGAGAAAAATTATTGTTCAAGAATATTTCTTTCGGAGTACACAAAGACCAAAAGATAGCGCTGATTGCCCGAAATGGCACCGGGAAATCAACCATGCTAAAAATTATTGCAGGGCTTGAATCAAAAGATACCGGAAGTATTGTTTTCCGTAATGATATTTCATTTACTTACCTTGACCAGAACCCGGAATTCAACGAATCGCTTAGTGTGCTCGAAGGAGTTTTTGCTTCATCAAAATCGATAATCAATATTATAAAAAATTATGAAGCAGCTTTGGTTTCGGGCGACAGCAAGATGATTGCCGATGCTACCGATGCCATGGAAATAAATAAAGCCTGGGATTATGAAACGCAGATAAAACAAATCCTTGGCCAACTAAATATTACTAACCTTAAGCAAAAAATATTTGAATTATCGGGCGGTCAGAAAAAGCGCCTTGCTTTAGCCAATGCGTTAATCAGCGAGCCCGATCTTCTTATTCTTGATGAACCTACAAACCATCTTGACCTGGAAATGATCATCTGGCTTGAAAAATATTTACAGCGATGCAAAAGTACTTTGCTGATGGTTACTCACGACCGTTATTTCCTCGACAGGGTTTGTAACGACATCATTGAAATTGATGATGGAAAACTTTTTCGTCATAAGGGAAATTATTCATATTTCCTTGAGAAACGCGACGAACGCATACAATTTGAAAATACCGTAATTGAAAAAGCACAAAATATTTTACGTACAGAACTCGAATGGATGCGCCGTATGCCAAAGGCAAGAACTACAAAATCGAAAAGCCGCATCGATTCATTTTACGATATTAAAGAAATTGCTTCAGGAAAAAGAACGGAAAGAAATATGCATCTTGACCTGCAAGGTACCAGGCTTGGTAAAAAAATTCTTGAAATAAATTATATCAGTAAAAAATTTGAAGGCATCGACCTTCTCGAAAATTTTGAATATACATTCAAACGCAATGAACGTATTGGTATTGTTGGAAGAAATGGATGCGGAAAAACCACTTTACTTAATATCATTGCCGGATTAATTCCTCCCGATTCAGGAACTATTGATGTAGGCGAAACCGTATCCATGGGGTATTACAAACAGGAAGGGATTACTTTTAAAGAAGATCAGCGGGTTATTGATATTGCAAAAGATGTTGCAGAAGTAGTTAAAATGAGTAACGGGTGCAACATTTCTGTATCGGGATTTTTGCAACATTTTTTGTTTACCCCCGAAATGCAGTACACACCTGTTGGAAAGCTTAGCGGCGGAGAACGCCGTCGGTTGTACCTTATGACGGTACTGATGAAAAATCCGAATTTTTTAATTCTGGATGAACCCACCAACGACCTTGATATTATTACATTAAATGTACTTGAAGAATATCTTAAAAATTTTAATGGGTGCATCGTAATTGTTTCACACGACCGGTTTTTCATGGATAAAATTGCAGAACATCTTTTTGTTTTCGAAGAAAATTCTGTCGTACGCGATTTCCCGGGCAACTATACACAATATCTTGAATACAAAGAAAGAATTGAAGAACAGGAAAAAGTAAATTCAATAAAACCCGAACAGCAAAAAAAAGAAAAACCGGTTAAAGAAAAACCAATTAAACTTACTTACAAAGAACAAAAGGAATTTGAAGCACTTGAACTGGAAATTGAAAATTTAGAAAAAGAAAAATCAGAAATTGAAGAGGCCTTTGCATCAGGCAAACTGGAAAGTCAGCAAATAGTTGAATTATCAAAACGCCACGAAGAAATTATTTCTCTGATAGAAACCAAAACCGACAGGTGGCTTGAATTGAGTAGTAAGATCGCAGGATAG
- a CDS encoding DUF2007 domain-containing protein, with protein MNWVCIYSSAVIHKAEIVQAVLLDNNIDSVIVNKQDSAYHIGDIEVHVHPNDVILAKQIIIKNKL; from the coding sequence ATGAACTGGGTTTGTATTTACAGTTCGGCAGTAATTCATAAAGCAGAGATTGTTCAGGCTGTGCTTTTAGATAATAATATTGATAGTGTAATTGTGAATAAACAAGATTCAGCATATCACATTGGCGATATTGAAGTTCATGTTCATCCCAACGATGTGATACTTGCTAAACAAATCATAATAAAAAATAAACTGTGA